The following proteins come from a genomic window of Actinomarinicola tropica:
- a CDS encoding HNH endonuclease: MSVTAPSYHWCMDAIERGVSDVVAQVGRELASVLAPERGLDADLELLDATDLLEVTGAVEQAGRLIDALRVALAGAIDRSGAHGVDGHRTAKAALVHLCRVSGPEAHRRVRTARALRRLPDVAGAFAAGRIPLEMAQAIGRATSNPRVQAFLDGADPIFAEQAVEEQHEPFVAWLGEWERLADADGAEQPGDAAHRHRRVTLVQNQADGSWLLRGQFGPVQGAALADVLSGFESAERLADHEAAVTRAGTDATAADHARSASQRRADALVAMAALAATSGAEGRRAEPLVSIVIDQRSYDDGLARLAGARRGPGAAVGADGRGGDRVDLQGRICATTTGHRVTPSDAVAVSLIGHVRRVVIDDDGRVIDLGRRRRLFTGGAREAAVLQAVLDRRGGLACLWSGCHSPPQALQVDHTEQWTRGGCTDVANSSLLCGHHNRLKESGYRPVRGPDDTWQLLRPDGTPITPPV; the protein is encoded by the coding sequence GTGAGTGTCACAGCTCCTTCGTATCATTGGTGCATGGACGCGATAGAGCGGGGCGTGAGCGACGTGGTCGCCCAAGTGGGCCGGGAGCTGGCATCGGTCCTGGCGCCGGAGCGTGGTCTCGATGCCGATCTCGAGCTGCTCGATGCGACGGACCTCCTCGAGGTGACGGGTGCCGTGGAGCAGGCGGGGCGGCTGATCGACGCCCTGCGGGTGGCTCTCGCCGGTGCGATCGACCGTTCCGGTGCGCACGGTGTCGACGGCCATCGCACGGCGAAGGCTGCGTTGGTGCACCTCTGTCGCGTGTCCGGTCCCGAGGCGCATCGGCGGGTCCGTACGGCGCGTGCGCTGCGTCGACTGCCGGACGTCGCCGGCGCGTTCGCCGCCGGGCGGATCCCGCTGGAGATGGCCCAGGCCATCGGGCGGGCCACGTCGAACCCGCGGGTGCAGGCGTTCCTCGACGGCGCCGACCCGATCTTCGCCGAGCAGGCCGTCGAGGAGCAGCACGAGCCGTTCGTGGCCTGGCTGGGGGAGTGGGAGCGGTTGGCCGATGCCGACGGCGCCGAGCAGCCCGGCGACGCGGCGCACCGTCATCGGCGGGTCACGTTGGTGCAGAACCAGGCTGACGGGTCGTGGCTCCTGAGGGGCCAGTTCGGCCCGGTGCAGGGCGCGGCCTTGGCTGACGTGCTGTCCGGGTTCGAGTCGGCGGAGCGGTTGGCTGACCACGAGGCTGCCGTGACCCGAGCGGGTACGGATGCGACCGCGGCGGACCACGCGCGCTCTGCGTCGCAACGGCGCGCCGATGCACTCGTGGCGATGGCCGCCCTGGCCGCGACCTCCGGCGCCGAGGGCCGCCGGGCCGAGCCGTTGGTGAGCATCGTGATCGACCAGCGCTCCTACGACGACGGCCTCGCCCGACTGGCGGGCGCGCGACGCGGCCCTGGTGCGGCTGTCGGGGCCGACGGTCGGGGCGGCGACCGGGTCGACCTCCAGGGCCGGATCTGCGCGACGACCACGGGGCACCGGGTCACCCCCTCCGATGCGGTCGCGGTGTCGCTGATCGGGCACGTGCGACGCGTCGTGATCGACGACGACGGCCGGGTCATCGACCTCGGCCGGCGGCGCCGCCTCTTCACCGGTGGAGCCCGCGAGGCCGCGGTACTGCAGGCGGTGCTCGACCGACGCGGTGGCCTCGCGTGCCTGTGGTCGGGGTGTCACTCACCGCCCCAGGCGCTCCAGGTCGATCACACCGAGCAGTGGACCCGCGGAGGCTGCACCGACGTCGCCAACAGCTCGTTGTTGTGCGGCCACCACAACCGCCTCAAGGAGTCCGGCTACCGACCTGTGCGCGGACCCGACGACACGTGGCAGCTCCTCCGCCCGGACGGCACCCCCATCACCCCTCCGGTCTGA
- a CDS encoding DNA gyrase/topoisomerase IV subunit B: protein MPTRRKAEGADYDASHIQVLKGLEAVRKRPGMYIGGTGSDGLSHLLWELVDNAVDEAAGGFATKIDVTFHRDRSIEVTDDGRGIPIDVKDKGRTALEVVFTELHAGGKFGSGAYAASGGLHGVGASVVNALSTKLVAEVDRDGATWRLGFSERLPGRFETDGSFTPTSTLEKVKGVRRGTTGTRVRFWPDTEVFDPDATIEYASVRERLARMCFLVPGLKIRLTDKRPGASGETEEFVSKGGLADFVDYLSVGENLTEVVRFSGLGTFTEKVAQGGAMTEIERECTVEVALRWVKGYEPVVVSFVNTIPTTEGGTHVAGFERAMTRVVNDVLLNDLRKLAKLAKEGKGNATKEDIQEGLVAALKVTLPEPQFRGQTKEELGTPGVQSIVYEVVKRDFTNWIGGDGKKTHVNAVRDKVANAVINRVTSKQALETKRKAANLGATGMPDKLADCRVHGLDSELIIVEGDSAAGPAKQGRNSETQAVLPLRGKIVNAGKATMKQVLDNAEAQAIFTAIGAGQGKDFDLDLARYGRIVILCDADVDGSHIRCLLLTLFHRYMRPMLDAGRIFAAQPPLYTTKVGGETYRAWSDAERDRIVAELTKGNRKAESIQWSRFKGLGEMDVAELAETALDSGSRILKRMTVDDAEAAARAADLFEVLMGNDVNRRRDFLLANSRFVDQDALDV from the coding sequence ATGCCCACCCGCAGGAAGGCCGAGGGCGCCGACTACGACGCCTCCCACATCCAAGTCCTGAAGGGGCTGGAGGCGGTCCGCAAGCGGCCGGGCATGTACATCGGCGGCACGGGCTCCGACGGCCTCTCCCACCTGCTCTGGGAGCTCGTCGACAACGCCGTCGACGAGGCGGCCGGCGGCTTCGCCACCAAGATCGACGTCACGTTCCACCGCGACCGCTCGATCGAGGTCACCGACGACGGCCGGGGCATCCCCATCGACGTGAAGGACAAGGGGCGCACCGCGCTCGAGGTCGTGTTCACCGAGTTGCACGCCGGCGGCAAGTTCGGCTCCGGCGCGTACGCCGCGTCCGGTGGCCTGCACGGCGTGGGCGCCTCGGTCGTGAACGCGCTGTCCACCAAGCTCGTCGCCGAGGTCGACCGCGACGGCGCCACCTGGCGGCTCGGCTTCTCCGAGCGCCTCCCCGGCCGCTTCGAGACCGACGGCTCGTTCACCCCCACCTCGACGCTCGAGAAGGTGAAGGGCGTGCGGCGCGGCACCACCGGCACCCGCGTCCGCTTCTGGCCCGACACCGAGGTCTTCGACCCCGACGCCACCATCGAGTACGCGTCGGTCCGCGAGCGCCTGGCCCGCATGTGCTTCCTCGTGCCCGGCCTGAAGATCCGCCTCACCGACAAGCGTCCGGGCGCCTCGGGCGAGACCGAGGAGTTCGTCTCCAAGGGCGGCCTCGCCGACTTCGTCGACTACCTGAGCGTCGGGGAGAACCTCACCGAGGTCGTGCGCTTCTCGGGGCTCGGCACCTTCACCGAGAAGGTCGCCCAGGGCGGGGCGATGACCGAGATCGAGCGGGAGTGCACGGTCGAGGTCGCGCTCCGCTGGGTCAAGGGGTACGAGCCCGTCGTCGTCAGCTTCGTCAACACCATCCCCACCACCGAGGGCGGCACCCACGTCGCCGGCTTCGAGCGGGCGATGACCCGCGTCGTCAACGACGTGCTCCTGAACGACCTCCGCAAGCTCGCCAAGCTGGCGAAGGAGGGCAAGGGCAACGCCACCAAGGAGGACATCCAGGAGGGGCTCGTCGCGGCCCTCAAGGTCACGCTGCCCGAGCCGCAGTTCCGTGGGCAGACCAAGGAGGAGCTCGGCACCCCCGGCGTGCAGAGCATCGTCTACGAGGTCGTCAAGCGCGACTTCACCAACTGGATCGGCGGCGACGGCAAGAAGACCCACGTCAACGCGGTGCGCGACAAGGTCGCCAACGCCGTCATCAACCGCGTCACCTCGAAGCAGGCGCTCGAGACCAAGCGGAAGGCCGCCAACCTCGGCGCCACCGGCATGCCCGACAAGCTGGCCGACTGCCGGGTGCACGGCCTCGACTCCGAGCTCATCATCGTCGAGGGCGACTCCGCCGCCGGCCCCGCCAAGCAGGGCCGCAACTCCGAGACCCAGGCCGTGCTCCCGCTGCGGGGCAAGATCGTCAACGCCGGCAAGGCGACGATGAAGCAGGTCCTCGACAACGCCGAGGCCCAGGCGATCTTCACCGCCATCGGCGCCGGTCAGGGCAAGGACTTCGACCTCGACCTCGCCCGCTACGGCCGCATCGTCATCCTCTGCGACGCCGACGTCGACGGCAGCCACATCCGCTGCCTGCTGCTGACCCTGTTCCACCGCTACATGCGCCCGATGCTCGACGCCGGTCGCATCTTCGCGGCCCAGCCCCCGCTGTACACCACGAAGGTGGGCGGCGAGACCTACCGGGCCTGGAGCGACGCCGAGCGCGACCGCATCGTCGCCGAGCTCACCAAGGGCAACCGGAAGGCCGAGAGCATCCAGTGGAGCCGGTTCAAGGGCCTCGGCGAGATGGACGTCGCCGAGCTGGCCGAGACGGCGCTCGACTCGGGCAGCCGGATCCTGAAGCGCATGACCGTCGACGACGCCGAGGCCGCGGCCCGCGCCGCCGACCTGTTCGAGGTCCTCATGGGCAACGACGTCAACCGGCGGCGGGACTTCCTGCTCGCCAACTCGAGGTTCGTCGACCAGGACGCCCTGGACGTCTGA
- a CDS encoding class I SAM-dependent methyltransferase — translation MLDEPDDDVRSDGGYLVTNHANWEARVPLHAASRDYGLDRYAAEPERLSDVVRFDLPRLGDVDGLDVVHLQCHIGTDTLSLARLGASVTGLDFSGSALEVARDLFATCETPGEFVESTVDDAVVALGSERFDLVYTGVGAISWLPSIDRWAEVVAGLLRPGGRLFIRDMHPMLFTLDESRDDDLLCVRFHYFESPGGERFESEVTYVDHEGTLSSPEEVSFNHGIGEMLTAVLDHGMTIDAFVEHDTCPWQALPQMVETESNEWALPDGRERVPMTFTLGATKR, via the coding sequence GTGCTCGACGAACCCGACGACGACGTCCGCAGCGACGGCGGCTACCTGGTGACCAACCACGCCAACTGGGAGGCGCGGGTGCCGTTGCACGCGGCCTCGCGCGACTACGGGCTCGATCGGTACGCAGCCGAGCCCGAGCGGCTCTCCGACGTCGTGCGGTTCGATCTGCCCCGGCTCGGGGACGTCGACGGTCTCGACGTCGTCCACCTCCAGTGCCACATCGGCACCGACACCCTGTCGCTGGCCCGCCTCGGCGCATCGGTCACCGGCCTCGACTTCTCCGGGTCCGCGCTCGAGGTGGCACGGGACCTGTTCGCCACGTGCGAGACGCCCGGCGAGTTCGTCGAGTCCACCGTGGACGACGCCGTCGTCGCGCTGGGGTCCGAACGGTTCGATCTCGTCTACACGGGGGTGGGAGCGATCTCGTGGCTGCCGAGCATCGACCGATGGGCCGAGGTGGTCGCTGGGCTGCTGCGGCCCGGTGGTCGGCTGTTCATCCGCGACATGCATCCCATGCTGTTCACCCTCGACGAGAGCCGGGACGACGACCTGCTCTGCGTGCGGTTCCACTACTTCGAGTCACCGGGTGGCGAGCGCTTCGAGTCCGAGGTGACCTACGTCGACCACGAGGGGACCCTCTCGTCGCCGGAGGAGGTCTCGTTCAACCACGGCATCGGCGAGATGCTCACCGCCGTCCTCGACCACGGGATGACCATCGACGCGTTCGTCGAGCACGACACCTGCCCCTGGCAGGCGCTTCCGCAGATGGTCGAGACGGAGTCGAACGAGTGGGCGCTGCCCGACGGTCGCGAGCGCGTCCCGATGACCTTCACACTCGGGGCCACCAAGCGCTGA